In Lolium rigidum isolate FL_2022 chromosome 3, APGP_CSIRO_Lrig_0.1, whole genome shotgun sequence, the genomic window TAAACGCCTTGGGTCTCCTCATTTGGATCGTTTCTAGCCATCAATTTTAGGGATCTGCTGTACAATTCATACGGTAGAATGAAAATATAAAATGTAAGAATCTATCACAAAAAACTTGTAATTCCACACTGTGCTATGTTGTATTTTTGGCAACTGGTAAGACATAAAGAGAAGTATTTAGCGAACATAGAAAGGGAGATAAAATTGTTAAATATAACAGTGGTTGAGAAATACTCCCTGTGTTTAGGCACCGGGCCCTACTTTTTATAGAAAGAGCTACCATTCCATATGAACTTTAGTCTTTAATAATCCAAATCTTGGCAGACTGTTGTTTTCAGGGGGTCTCCTGAAGTTTTCTTGCCGTTGACTTGTATATTGTCTTGACCAGATTACCTGCAAGAGCGTGCAAAGGGCAGCACCATGTACGGATTCAAGGGAGGCCCAGCTGGGGTCATGAAGGGCAAGTACGTCGAGCTCAATGCGGATTTCGTCTACCCATACAGGAACCAGGTATGGCACCATAACCTTTATTACCGAGCATGCCTTATTTGAAATTCCAAAAGTGCGTTCCAACTCTTGTGTAAACCATGGAAGAAAGTACTGTTGATCATTAAGTCTCTGGTGATGTGTTTTTcaattttccttttccttttccttttcaacAGGGTGGATTTGATATGATCTGCAGTGGAAGGGACAAGATTGAAACACCAGAGCAGGTCTGTGTTTCAGTGTGCCTATGCGCAAATGCTTACTGAATCCTCTATGCCCTTCCTTAACTTGATATTTTGTTATCTTGTGATTTTAATTCTATTCGGTGTTTCTTGCCGTTGACTTGTATATTGTCTTGACCAGATTACCTGCAAGAGCGTGCAAAGGGCAGCACCATGTACGGATTCAAGGGAGGCCCAGCTGGGGTCATGAAGGGCAAGTACGTCGAGCTCAATGCGGATTTTGTCTACCCATACAGGAACCAGGTATGGCACCATAACCTTTATTACCGAGCATGCCttatttgaaatttcaaaagTGCGTTCCAACTCTTCTGTAAACCATAGAAGAAAGTACTGTTGATCATTAAGTCTCTGGTGATGTGTTTTTcaattttccttttccttttccttttcaacAGGGTGGATTTGATATGATCTGCAGTGGAAGGGACAAGATTGAAACACCAGAGCAGGTCTGTCTTTCAGTGTGCCTATGCGCAAATGCTTACTGAATCCTCTATGCCCTTCCTTAACTTGATATTTTGTTATCTTGTGATTTTAATTCTATTCGGTGTTTCTGCAGTTCAAGCAATGCATTACCATTTTCAGATCATTGCCAGCAAGAAAAAGGTAGTAATTAATAAGCATAGAAGAAATGGTTCAACGATGTATTAGACTGTAATTCATCATGCTTTTAACAGTGCCAATAAAAGCCAACTTCCTTTGAAGAACTAGATAGTAAAAGAACCAAAGCAATACGTGCAATAGAAGAAAACATGGAGAACATGATCTACAAGAACTAGCTAAGTTCGCATACCCCCGACTTGTATTTGGCAGAACGAGAAGCCAATTTGTTGAAAAGCTGCATCAGCTGAACCGGACTATTGCGCTTATGCTTTGGTAGTTACTAAATCATATGTTACTGTTCTTTTTGGGGCTTCCGTCGCTCTATACTCCAGAGACTGTTGTTGGCCGCTATGTGATGCCTATGGTCGTGTTAAGTTCGACGAGATCtttaatttttgaagttacagaaATTTTTAAGGTTTGTGTTTTTAGTGCGTTGTGGATGATTCTCACTGTGATCATCCCAGGATAGCAGGTGTAGTTCTATTGAGCATTAGTGTTCTGCTTCCATATATCATGTTGGATAGTGATTGCATCcagattttttttattgtttcttgtttttccttCCTGTTTACATGGCAAAGAGATCTGTGGTTCCCAAGCATACGCGGTAGGGCCTCTAGAAATATTTCCTGTTTTAGAGTACATTTGTCCATCTTATTCCTTCCTCACCAATTTAATTCTATTTTGCAGCCAGGCTCTGGATGTCCAGGAGTTTCTTACACCACAGCATTATTGTTCGTGGAGTCCATTGTTGTTGCAGGTCTACCCATTCTCCCCATCTCTATTTCCCCTCTTTCTTCTCATGTACATTGGCACTATTTGCTCCCTAGAATCTATATTATGCAATATGTGCTACTGACCAAGCATTTGATAGCTCTCTGTCCTAAAAAATGTTCTAAGCTAGACATAATTGGATGGTATTTTGATATGTGCGTGTGTTGTTGCTTTGTAGGCTACGAGCTGCAGCGAGGGGCTGCAACCTGTCGGCGTGAGCAGCGTTCAAGACCATCGCGCCATGCGTCGAGTGGCGACGACAGGCACGGTCCAGACATCAGGGTGAGCTCATCCCAGTAGTTGTTTAGCTGCAGAATTATGTAGTTCCAATCAACTGGTTATTATTATTGGTTTCCAAGAGTGGCTCTAAAGGACTGCCAGGTTAACTAAACTTTGTTGATTCATTCTTTCTGCTTGCAGGAAGCTATTATTCAACAGAGACACAAGTAACAACAATATTCCACGTAAAAAATGATTGGATTGTCAATGCCAACACGAGGTCCATATACTATGATCCGACCATCTAAAACAATCCAACGGTGTTTGACCCTTCCAGGTTCAATGTATGCATTGCAGGCTAAAAGAATTAGTGCCACATATATAACTTTGTGACATAGGCTATGGTACATTTTGTTTGACAGCTGCAGAACACGCCGAAGaacaataatccaagaaaaaagagGGGTCAGCATCGTTTTGcagtatttcatatttagaggcaaGAATGTCAAATTGATTCTAATTTTAATCTTGAAATAGCAAGGTAATTCTATAATTATGAATTTCTGGTCATCATCTCCCTTCCATCAATTCTTGagtggtttatcatttgttcTTCCATTCAGTTATTTTGACTCTGCTGCTCTCCTATCTATTCACAGAAATGCTACCTGACTTTTTCTTTCTTCATAAGAGATCCTTTAGTTGGTATTGTTGAATGTTACAGATTCTATTAACCAACTCTGTTACAGCTGACAGAGTTAAGTGTATAAGCTAGCGACAGAGGCTGCAAGAATGGGTTACAATGAGGCTGCAAGCATGGCTTACCTAAGTGGAGCGTCATTTGTTGTTTAAACTTCCTACTATTTGTCAGCTGACACCATGCTTCATTCTCTGTTTCCAGGTACTGTGGTTCTGTCTTCGTGTCTGATGGTACAGCAGAAACTGAATTTGTGCCATCAGAAACTGAATTTGTGCTTTAACTTATTCTGAACTTCTTTTTCTTATATTGTTTCTAGGACTATCACTTAAGTCTCGGGATTTGCCGGCATTGTTTCTGGCTGTTAGGTTGTACGTCATCTCACCCACACAATGCTGGATTCAGGTACACTAGCTGCTActctttttatcatttacttgaTTCATTTGAGACTGAGGTCAACATATATACTGGAAAAGTACAACTTGGCATGTATTAACTTCTGGACTATTGTAATGCATGTCATTGGCCAGAGAAGGCGGGGGTCTGTGGATGCtagcaagtgaggcaacttggctCGGACCGGCCATAGCGCTGGTGTTGATGTCTCTCCAGTCCCCACCGTCCTCCTTTGTCTCCCAGCCACGGCTGGCTTCAGTCCCTCCTCTGATGTGATGCTATGTGAGCAAGAAAAAGAGCAAAAAAGTTCTGTATCACCATCCAGCGTCCACACAGCCAGATTAGTTTTGGATAACACATGTACTCTGACCTGCTCAATAGTCTGAAATGCCTTCATTATTAGGCAGATAATGATACTGCTCTGAATAATTCTTttttgtttagagcaacagtgttTTGACTTTTGAGTAACTCTCCTAGGTACTATATATTGCTTTATTTGTGCTGATACTGAATTTTGCCTTCTGAAGTAGCTTAGCGTAATTTGCAGTCCTGATTAATGGAAGTCAGATTGATTGATTATATAGTTTGCATTGCAGGTATAGGGTGTTGGTCAACAGCTACTTGCAAGGTAAAGAGATGTCAACACTTCGTTTTTGAGCCGTGGCCTGTGAGGTACTGAGTACCGTGTCTTCCATGTGCCCCTGACAATCTTCGGCATGCCAACTTTTAATTTACCATGTAGAAATTATCTAGCTTGATTCAATCCACCAGTGTTATTTTAGGAG contains:
- the LOC124695156 gene encoding pyrophosphate--fructose 6-phosphate 1-phosphotransferase subunit beta 2-like, which translates into the protein MYGFKGGPAGVMKGKYVELNADFVYPYRNQGGFDMICSGRDKIETPEQFKQCITIFRSLPARKRLWMSRSFLHHSIIVRGVHCCCRLRAAARGCNLSA